aCCCGCAGCCAAATGAAACACTGAGCCAGACGGCAGAAGTAACCTCAGAGATGTCATCACCACATCCCAGTAAGTATTTGTTATAATGCCATGCGTCACACATAATACACATTGTACATACAGTCAGTGATTGATCATGTTTTCAACAGAAGGACCAGAAATTTCTTCATGCAGCATTGTTGCTTCAGAGACTGATAGTGCTGCCAAGTCACGTAAACCAGGTAGAAACAATGAGAACATAGCAGACTCAATTTTAGACTATAGAAGGGTTTttttcaaacacattttctttattatgtTGTGTGCagacatgaggaggaggagggagattcgACCGAGCCCATTCAAAGTGCCAGACGGTAACAGCATTTTCCTGCTGAGTGTAAATGAAAGAGAAGAACGAAAAGAGGTTGGTGTGTGTATTTGAGTACAACTCTGTAAGTtattttacatccactgcatgCTATTCGTGTGACACACTgtctgcaaaaagaaaaagaaaaacatttttatgtttaaagtcCTGTTGCTGTTCTCCTCCGTGCCCAGGAGATGCGCAAATTCCTGGCTTTGCCAATTGGTGAGAAGACGACCCACGCTGCTCGAATGACGGCCAAGCTGAGGAAAGAGCTGGGAGAAcaagtggaagaggaggaggaggaggaagaaaaggagaagatgaagaaacAAATAAAGAGTAGGAAAGTTCTCCCTAAACGAACACATGGCAGACATGAGCTGAAGATGGCCATGTTGAAACGAGGTGAGTGGAGAAAGAGTAGAGTGCACGCCATGGCTAACCTGCTGATGTAAATGTTAACTGTTGTCTGTCCTCCGTCTCCAGAAAACGTTACAAAAGACAGCAAACATGACTTGATCTCTATGGAACGACAGAAGGCAGTGTTGGAGGTAAATGATTTCAAGAGTTGCTAAgatcttaaaggtacagtgtgtaggatttggcagcatctagagttgtggttgcagattgcaacctacTGAGTACCCcaccgctcactcctccctttcaaagactgcggtaacgtgaatcactgagtgcaaaatcgtgataacgccgttcacctcgcacAGAAATCATCCttgccataataacactactttaggagcaatggaagtcaggcggcggctggcggtgccacggttttgcactctgcagctcacgttaccgcagtttcacaagtgtgtcggagaacgtaaggtaacataaaaatgcgAAAGACTCTCACTAGAACCATCATATtttttgtccgttctgtgctgctaaacatggcgaactccatgaagaggacacgctccctatgtagacatgaaAGGCTCaatctaagctaacaaaaacacaacggttcttagtttcaggtgattatacactaatgaaaacatagttatgaatattatattccatttcttctaCTAGCTCCCCcgaattgttacacactgttcctttaataatgtGGAGCCATGTCAACAATCTGGATTCAGAGAGCAAGCGGGCAAGCAGGCAGGTGTCAGCTCTGTACAAAGCActtgaacaaaaacaccgacacatctccgacagtatcataataatgcactttgcgtgcctagtcagatcgtctgtagatatgtagcctatagataagatatattttaataaaatacagttgtaccgacagaatacagtagagcaaaGAAGCCGTTTCCGTACCACGAAGCAGACAAGCGCttgcgtctgcctgtctattcacatgaggagcgcagagacccATGGATCCCAGCAGGACGTCAGTAGAGTAGGCGGGCCTtcatgtggcccaggacacattcgcgcacacactgctaaaagaatgtggtcataagtggcccagaccacctctgaatgtggtctgagtgatcggatgtcaatgcgtcctcaatgcgtcttgggtacgttcacacctgtacttagagctgtccccttgtgatccaatcactcaggacgcatgttaaggccaggtctgaacagggcagacaacctttttttaaagatatacaGTTGGCTCATATCTCAGCAttccattcatttctgtgaagacaACTAAATTAAACTGGATTATTATTTACGATATAAAATCTCACAGGATAAGGACACGGTGAAGACCAGAAGTTACATTCACAGaaccttccctctctgctaaacagcctcatcctgcattagaaaagttaaatcaagcatcagggagaagaaaacactcaaTTTGTCAAGAAAGAAGCCTTTTAAGTATATATGattgtcaaaaataaaaaaaatacataatacagacagaattgtattaaaagttccttaaaataacaagaaaactcATGTctgaaataatctgctcaaaattcatccaaatcactaattttacacaaacttcctgcagttattgcattcaatatttgggttaattgtacagtttatctgctgtgctgtactgttattgttatgcagtaaatataataaaagaaatatccATATCCAAATGTGTCACttagtcagtttactcaatgatagaaaaggggtcccatAAGGAAAACGGTTTGGAACCACAACATTTCTTGTAGTGTACTACTGCATATCTGAAAAAAGCCTTTTGTGACTATGTGAAGTCTtgaggctacattagccgctACGAGCAGAACACATCTCTCTGGGTAAAGTTGCCGCCAggagaaaaaatgtgtgaaataaaaaaaagtctgcttCGTTTTCTCCCTTCCTCAGTTATCTGTGATGACGAAGAGGTCGGAGATTTTGAGGATGGACAAGGCCATCGCGAAAGAGGAGGGACAGCTGAGACAGCTCGAGAAGATCATTGAGAGAGACAACCTCAACTTTGAAGAGTTCCTCAGGGACAACGAGAAGAAGTCTGTGGAGGCCAGGACGTTGTAAGATATGACATGTTGGCTGCAGATTGGACGTTTATAAAGAGTCACGTTGCAAACGGTTGTCTCGTCTCTGTTGTCAGTTTTGAAAAGGAGGCAAAGTCCAAGCAGGAGAAGAATGCTGAGATCAAGAAAGTGACTGCTGAAATAGGGACCATAAGAAGGTAGCACTCTGATAATATTAACATGTATGAGTGTGCACATTACCCATGGTTTAGTGCATAAAAGGTACAGTGAGGGGAACTGTAAATAAAGGTGAATAAATTGGGAGGGACAGTTATGTCATGTGGATTTAAATCTGGTCTTTGTTTTCCATAGTGACCTCGAAAGGTTAGAAGAAACCCTGATAGACTACAAGAGATACAAGGAGCTGCTGTTCCAGTTGTCTCCTCCATTGTGGCAGGAGGCCCAGAGGACCAAAGCTTTAAAAGCTAAAGTCCCGTCTGATGCTCAGGACAAGCAGAACAGGGAGCTTGAGGAGTCTGCTATTAGGAACGGCAAGTACAAAACCAAGTGAATCCACATGGAATAGATTATGAGGACCATTAATATCCTgatattgttgttattaattCCAACTTAAACGTACGGATGGTGCTGGTAGTGTGATTTGAATGATGTCATGCTTGCACACAGGTTTGGAGAGCAAGGATTCCGGTCCAGGTCGAGAGCTGCCGTCCATCAGAGAGACCAGGATGTCCTCAGCCTACAGCGACACATTGtgaggaaacacaaacacaccctccTCCGTCACAACATTGATGGCTGCTTTGCTGCACATCCAGTATTTATCCTTTCCATTCATACACACTGATGCAGTGCTAAGTAAGATGGgccattaaaggaccagtgtgtaacaattagggggctCTATTGCctgaaattgaatataatattaataagtatgttttctttagtgtataatcacctgatacagagctaaactaactctgtcttctgctccactagctcacttgttagctcacacacattctccgccgctctctcttgcttcaaaACTCACTTCCTacgtacgcacacacactctacctctgctattctccaaatgacttACGCTACAGCTGGCTCTAGATAGAACCATTCAGGTTtttgcttggcacacgggagaagtttcagttagttgcaatccgcaacttcaccactagatgctgccagatcctacacactgcactttCAAGTGTTCAGCATGAGGCGAAAGAACCATTAAAGCAGCGGTGCGTAGAAAtagaacaaatatgattaaaagaatatttttataaaacggtcactatatcctgagagtagtgcatgagacagataatctgaaaaaaaacatgttcctctgtgtcctccggtgtccttccatgttcctaatggcatctgcaagatttcacagaccggaggaacacaaccaatcagagctgatctggaaccttgctgtcaatcactcacaaactctgatcaaactgtcaaaatcaaacggtcaaactaggcagcgctgatcaaatatgaatcaatattctgttactgtaatgactatttctctcctcaaacattttcagaagcatcttgtagtgtactgtttagctgtaaaatgagaaagtttgtgatccggcagccatgttgagatctgttgaggaaataccaagcaccgcccaccagccagagcacagccaataggaacgctctctctctgaaatgacctatgattggccaaagtctcccgtcacgggctagatttcttaaagcctgaaaacagagccatgaggaggtgcagaagtctagttttctctcagaacacttgaacaacaatatgctgaaaggttattatggcttttttgcccaatgatgccaacaacattctgcctactgcaggtttaatataaataaaaaacatagcTGTAGAAAACATTTTACCTATTAAAGACCTATGTCCTTGTATAAAGTATATCCTTTTTTCTTGtgactatacagtatgtttatgtggTCATTTAAGTTTACATGCTGCTGCAAAAACTTTCTCCTGACCCCGAACCCCTTATTTGTCCTTTCAGGGTCACAACCTCTAAACTGGATAATGACAGCTCAGAATATGAGGTCAGTTTTCCCAAACTGAAAATCTAGTTCTCTGACTTAACATCTCTTTTCATcttgagtattttcttttgCTGTACTATCTTGCCCACCTTGTTTGTCTCCTCTTCAGGATGAGCCAGAGCTGTACTTCACTGATCCTCAGCAGCTAATGGATCTGGTGACAGAGCTGACGGAGCAGAACTTGTCCCTCATTCAGAACTCTACAAGGGTGGAGGAGACACTGGAAGAGCTCCAACAGTCCATGGAGACAACCAGGAAGGAGATGTAAGCATAATGGGTCAAGGGTCAAGGATCTGTGAATGAATTTTGTCTGTTGTGTTGGCAGACTAATTTGCTCTCCTGAACTCTGCAGGTGTCTCACTTTTTTCAAACCTATGGTATCATTAcccttgttttttattatttactccCTTATCCCCTTCACTTTCCAACAATCCATCGGATGTTGAATCCTTTCCATCTGAAGTGAAAAGGATGAAGAGCAGCTAACACTGCAGATAAATGACATGAACCGGAGAATCGACACAGAGAAGGCCAGAGGCGCCAAGGTCAGACAGAAAGTTCAGCTCCACGTCTCGCTGAACACAGAAGATCAGGTGAGGAAGCACAATGTGTTTGACTTCATTTTAATCAAAGATCTGAGTGGTAACAGCACCCAGAAATCATGTACAGTGGCATTAGTAGTTTGAGCAGTAGATATGTGGTCTTGTCACCTCTTCATTTCTTGCTCCTCTTGCTTGCAGGATGTGATGTTGGATGCTCTGGGCGAGAAGATGGTGGAGGTCCACCGCTGCTGCGTGGATGACAGGATCACCAACCTCAGCACCTTGGAGAAGCTGGCCAGCATTGAGAACCGCATGTCTTTACTGCTGCAGGACCTCGAGAGCATTCCTGAAGAAAGCTTagagatgatgaagaagatCAAGGACAGCGAGAGGAGGACCAGGTATGTCTCAGTGAATACACTTTCTCTTGACTGcaagaaaaaacatttgagaGAGCAACAAATTCAAGGTAATGTCAAATGGCATTCTTCAAAACATAACTCCGGGAAGGCTTTGCATTGCTTGTTGGGTTTTTCCTTCAATATGTTGTTTCcaaacttgatttaaaaaatacagtaacGTGTTATTTATGACTTCATCTTGTTGCAGGCAGCGTGAGgaaaagcagagagagcagagtgagAAACAGCAGGAAAGGATGAGGAGGTATTTGGAGAGGTCTCTGGCTGACTCCAAGAAAACAGTAAGTCATTTGTAATATGTGGCACTGAAATACATTACAGCTcattacaaaaagacaaaaattgtGTCTtgctctattttttttaatacattctCTTTTAATGAATTAGAACATTAACAGAAGCATGCGGTGTATCCCTGATTCAATTGCACACTTTGAAATGAAAACCTGTCTTAAAGACTGAAATTaaatttacattaaaatgtCGTGCACATTTTCTTTCAGAGCGGGAGAAAGCTAATGCCCAGATGCAAGCCTGTTCACCAGAAAGTCCGAGTCAGCCACGTGGACAACACCCCTGCTGAAGATGAGATGAATTCCTACCTCTTCACCTATGACGACAtggagtaaaaaaataaaataaataatgtttaaaatgttggaTATTTGGTTGCCTACACCACATTTATGAATCAAATAGAAGCAATAAATTATCAGCTGGAATTATTAATTAACACAACTGTTGGATATTAGCACTTTAAATGTTTGGATTATTATGATCATATGCGCATTCATTTATCAAACACGTTTCCCCTACTACAACTCTGTTGCTACAGGTCTAAATTATTACAGTGAATACACACATCaatgtatggaggacggaaaccgccaaaatcaaaaatagatGACTcgatagataataaataaatgacattaaatgtatcaaaaacaatattaaagggactgtttgcaagaatcagaaatgcttgttaacagccacacctgtggccgttaagtcaacgatagatataactttgcggttttggtgcttccgtatagtttgtgttggagtcttgtctgaacagtgtagccacatgCAAgtacgcatgggacaccgacccggattgatttatacgtgtaggaagttacaaacagtccctttaaaaatacattttgacattaattaattgatagaatgtgacataaattcatatttctgttttaatttgatttgcttatttatttattaatttatttatttatctttgtattaattccccttatttatttactcttctgtttaattttcccttttatttatgtatttatttgattactttttaattatttatttatttttgcatgtatttatttatctatttatttatttatctttgtattaattccctttattttttttattcttctgtttaatttccccttttatttatgtatttatttgtatttttttaattatttatttatttatttttgcatttgtttatttatttatttttgcatgtatttatttattcatttatttctgcacgattttcccaatGATCTGATGGCTTATATTGAAATGTGCCTCTATCTGTGCAATGCAAGAAGCAATATGAATCAACAACTGTCTCTACATTTGGCTCCAGGTCATAATTTAGGTCATAATTTATCAAACATGACCAGAACCCTCCAGTAGGTGGTGGTGTTGAACATTGCTCtgtgctctctgtgtctgtcatcagccagagaggaaggaggatgaggaagtgGCTGCTGGAGATCTGTGGACTTGGAGATGTAGCTagacctccagcagcagctgtcaGGACATTAACTAGCTAGGCAGCTAGATAACAGTACTATCTGACAATGCGATGGGTAACTGCTGGGCATACTGTGTGGGGCTCTTCAGGAGAGAAGCCAGCCGGATCCAGAGAGGAGGCGGGTGAGTGAAACATGGCTTTAGGTTAGGCTAGctgagctaaccagctagcATTAAAGCATCACATGAACCGGCGGATCCGGTtactgctaacgttagctacaaGTTGGTTAGCCGGTCAGTGACACCCCTGAGTGTCTGATGAGACTTACTgtccactctgtgtgtgtgttggcctgGTAGTGATGTTGATAACCAGACATACAGGTCAGTGGGTTAGCTGACTGGTTGGGCTGGTTGTTTGGTCTCTGGAGGGtctgacctgcagcagccagagACAACAAGACTCAAGACCCCACCCAACAGTGTCAACAGAGGGGACATGGAGCTAGGGTAGCTACCTCTATTAATAACACTAGCATTCAacattcaagagttttatttccCATTGTCACCTATCAGTACATTGTAATTCTGATCAGTTTACAACAAGTCAGCTTTAAGacaagaaaaaaggtagaaaaggtaattacagtacaaagtaagtagcacattcaactcaacacaataaataaatacattattaaaatataaaacgccctcagtgtaatCATAAATAAACTatactaccctctgcataggaacgatcccccacaatacaaatatacagtatacatgctccatgaccatgttaaaagaacttgtagctctcatgaaaatatttaaaaaaagaaataattaatatatttcagacaattacacagtggaaggcagcatattgcacagcatttcaGTCCATTCACATTGAGCTACCACTGGTTAACAAGTCATTGGCAATGATTGCAGACTCATATTTGGACCTTGTAGTTTGgttcaaagtctttttattggtattctgtacaaaatccaataaatcacagaaataattgtataaacaaattacccccccccccccccccacacacacacacaccaatcattataacaatattactgccTTATTAAATAAGCAGAATTAATTTCCTAAACAATTacattatacatataaatgaattcaGTCCGATAGAAACATAAacgaaacatacaaaaaaaggaaaggaccaaaaacacaaaaagatgagtaaattaaaaaataataataataatgataaataagtttaaaaaataagttttggtttggtttttttTACACCTTGTAGTGTAATGTGTCTTTATGCATATATACTGGGACTCAATTGTCTGTTTCTTGTGTTATTTGGAGGCCGTTATGTCATCAAATTTAAGGTTAataattgatgttttttttagtcattttgcttTGGCCTGCTCACTTGTTTATGTTGTGTTCACATATTGGAGCTGACAGATACAGTACTGTGGTAGTTAAGGTATTAGTCTGCGGTTGGCAATTTGGAAACATCCATTATAATTTTGTAAACGTCCACTTAACCCATAAGGTCATGTTTAACATTGATAATCAAATGATTGTGATTGATGattgtgaaataaaaatctttttatttGACCAAAACATGAGGTTAACATCTTAAAGCTTAAATCAATCTTAACTTAATTAAAGGCCATAAGCCTAACGAGAGCAATAGACCTgtttcactgcagacattttgacatgtagcACACAAAACAGCACAGGTGTGATCAACAACGTTAATTATGGCTGCATTGATTTAGGCCAGTCTGTTCCAGAGCCCTGGTATTGTTCATGCTGGTATCACTAAACTGAactattgttaatattattagttccatctgtgttttttttttttatgttacaaGCCAATAatcaaggagaggaaaacatgcacattcttaAAATTGTTTGTGATGCTGAgagtagatcccctccaatatgtactttttcaAACTAGTCGAACAAGTCAAATACCTGCCGtcaaaaagctttttttcagCAGTAGTTTGCACTATAAGATTTAGTGTTTATTAACCCATTACTTCTTAAATTCCTACACACCTAATCATCACAGATTGAGCTACAAATGAAAATACCATTGCATGTAAACTTATCTAAACAATGATTAACCACAAAACAGATTTTTGTACTTAATTCATTTTccaatcatttttacatttcaaagtTATTGATAACTTTCAGCGTACGCTTTTATATTtgatatgtatgtacatattgtactgCGTTACACATACTGTGTTACTGTAACTTCTCAGTGACTGCCACTTAACCAAACCACGTTGGTCAGCACAATATTCACAAAGCACAGTCATGTGGTCATTGTAACATGGCTGTTACACTGTGCTGctcccgccaagtgtgaagttgattggatgaacagttcttgagatatgcaaaggacagtcatgcatacatacacacacagagaatacTTCCTTcatagttagatgatgctgttacagcgccacctattggccaaatggcaccaaatttgtcaTTGTCACTCAGACTATACATGTCCACCACATGTGGTCgcaatagcacaaagcgttcaggagatatgacatttttacgTTGACACGTATGACACGTTTAAACTAATTTTGAGGGTCAGCTATAGCAAAACTTTATGGAACATGAAAAATCCTTAAGAGTAATTATTTCcagcttggtccagagatgttctgtacaaAATTTGGTGACAATTGTTCAAAATGTGTAGGAGGAGTagcaaaaaatctgatttaGACATATttcaaaatggcagaaaatcaTCTAGACACAAATGGGCGTGGCTTATATAGATTTGTCTGTACCCACAAaatccaggaaaaaaaatatttaatttttttattggaaTTTTATTCCTGAGACTTAGGGCtcaaaagttacaggccaaaatgTAAAATTCTTTGTTATGGCGCCATgatctggccaaattgcaccacatttgaCACTGCATtcccttgggtcctgagcaatacaccccggccaagtgtgaagtcgattgGATGAGCGAATAACACAgagggacggacggacagacagagactCCTTGCTTTATAATTAGATGATGTTGTGTAAAACATCTGTACATAGTCTGGCATCACATCACCTCCATACAAACAGattcaaaatgaataaaaaaataaaaaattacaaataaatgatCATAGTGTTGGCCTAAAGTGTCAAAAGCTACTGATCTACCAGGAACACTGTAGCTGCTTTGTTGTTCCTGATGACAGTAGTGTATAATGTAATCATCATACAACTCTGTCATGTGAAATTGCTGCTGAATAGCTTTTCAGATTAAATGTTTAAGCCGTCTTCTACTTTTTCAGTGGTTTCAGATTATTGCCAGCGTGTTCATACTTTCTTAATTTATCCTACAGGTCAAAATACTTCCGAAGCAGTACCACAGGGGAACATTACACAATAGAGGTATGAGTCATACATTTACTAGTATTGTTTTCTGTTCTTAATGATGACTAATATCTAATTGTGTCTTTTTAATCTTGCAGTTTGAAAATCTGGTAGAGAGCGATGAGGTAAGTCTGATCATGTTATGAtgatatgtttaaatatataagAGCTTTCAGTACCTAAATTGGGAAAATATTTTTAGTGAGATTTCTCTCTACTCTGTTATTCTACTGTTTAGGAACCAATGACATTGTAAAAGACTGAGTGAGTGTTTTCTAAGACGTATAGTCTAATTAAAAGCTGCATTATGCTGCTGCTCCCAGGATACAGTTTACTTCCAGACTCTCCATCAGACAGTTAGCCTTCCTCCAGTGATGGATAGAACATGATGGGTGCAGCGGCATCTGCGCAGCATCGCTGTGGGAGTAACTCGATTACTGTCTACAGAGTCCCAGACTAGAAGCACTTGAGTCAAACAGTGCTGCAGCATGGAAGATGCATTTGACACTGATTGTCCATCGCTGTATggtgaaatgttgtgtttgttgcATTGCAGGCTGAGAGCCCACAGCCTTGCCCGAGGTAAGAGATCTGCTGTCAATCTAAAAAATCATCTTTGACAAAAGAACTCTTtataagtgtgttttttttttgtttttttcttaggCCCATCAGCGAGGATGAGATCAAGCATCTCAAAGAGCACCGCTACACTGCGCTGTCAGACAGGCAGATCCTCATAGACGAGAAGCTACAAGTGGAGGTAAGACAAAAACCTGTCTTTGTTAGATTAACAGCCACCGTTATTTCATTTTgccttatttttttaatttgctgcattgtttatttctgttttgtaattttctgttctgtgttttttgtgttttgtttcattttcgtTATTTTCTGCTCAGTTAGAGGCACAAGAGGAGAAATTGAGGCTAGAAGAGGAGGCTAGAAATGCCGCCCAGCGCGAGGCCGCCAGGTTGGCGCGTGAACGAAAGTTGAAGGAGGTGAGGCGGCACTGAGCGCTCCCTTCTGCCACTTTGACTAAAACAACTTCTCCTCTAAACCCGCTGGCCCCTGTGCAGAGGCTTCCCAGCGTCTCAAGTCCTCGGCCTTCTGTGTCTTAAAGGGACGCAGTGATATTTTCTCTGTTCAGTCCTCTTTTTGTCCTCATTAACATGTCCTACTTATCCCAGTCAGGGAAACTGTTATCTGTTGTCTCAGTGCGTCATTTAACTTACAAACAACTTGTTAGCATTCCTAATCATCcttttgacaaaaagaaaaatcaaaaggTACATCATAGCTGTAGTGGAGCAATGCTAACCATCAGTATTTCAGTTGGGCACTTCAGGATGGATTAATAGCCAGTAAATGATGTTTAATATACAGCAAGGACTAAAGTgataaccccctgagacccgtgATCCAGaacgactttactgtctttcagaggctgtagcaggttcagttttagagctaggaatccattggtaccagccatgtaatgctagcttgtcgggaagtacgctaaataacgctccaaatttaggctaaatttagacgaggaaaaactggcatggccattataaaaaggggtcacttgacctctgacctcaagatatgtggatgtaaatgggttctatgggtacccacgagtctcccctttacagacacgcccactttatgataatcacatgcagttttttgaatgtagtataaatgtgttattttcgcccaattctaaaatggtgtttttaaatatttctgcatactcgGGTCCCTCAACAGTCTtgaaattgcataaattgggtatcactgtaaagctgagactcttgtggatccaatgagcccaattgttttcatgtgtgatgatgttagtccccataggagccatttcattttagttagaccattttttgaaacttggcctcattgtataaaatgacctgtggtgacctctaggataatcacagcctcatgaaactttacagccacaaactagagacctagagcattcagaggatggatggctttccttgctagattgacaataagggggtttctgaacagtttccagaa
This DNA window, taken from Sebastes umbrosus isolate fSebUmb1 chromosome 9, fSebUmb1.pri, whole genome shotgun sequence, encodes the following:
- the cfap100 gene encoding cilia- and flagella-associated protein 100, encoding MPNETLSQTAEVTSEMSSPHPKGPEISSCSIVASETDSAAKSRKPDMRRRREIRPSPFKVPDGNSIFLLSVNEREERKEEMRKFLALPIGEKTTHAARMTAKLRKELGEQVEEEEEEEEKEKMKKQIKSRKVLPKRTHGRHELKMAMLKRENVTKDSKHDLISMERQKAVLELSVMTKRSEILRMDKAIAKEEGQLRQLEKIIERDNLNFEEFLRDNEKKSVEARTFFEKEAKSKQEKNAEIKKVTAEIGTIRSDLERLEETLIDYKRYKELLFQLSPPLWQEAQRTKALKAKVPSDAQDKQNRELEESAIRNGLESKDSGPGRELPSIRETRMSSAYSDTLVTTSKLDNDSSEYEDEPELYFTDPQQLMDLVTELTEQNLSLIQNSTRVEETLEELQQSMETTRKEIEKDEEQLTLQINDMNRRIDTEKARGAKVRQKVQLHVSLNTEDQDVMLDALGEKMVEVHRCCVDDRITNLSTLEKLASIENRMSLLLQDLESIPEESLEMMKKIKDSERRTRQREEKQREQSEKQQERMRRYLERSLADSKKTSGRKLMPRCKPVHQKVRVSHVDNTPAEDEMNSYLFTYDDME